The DNA sequence catacaaatTAACATGGTTTGATGTggtttgtcagattataaaattacttttatcataaagtaaatttaacggATCATATGAAACTACTTCaatttgtgtgattatttttatgtaattcatttgtAAATGTAGCAGTACTCTTCAATTTTGTTATATCATATAAGcccttaattattttaaaaaaaacaaataattaggTTTATACATGaattttatacaataaaatttacACTATAActtgatttaatataatatattaaatttattttataataaaaacgttttacaatttaacgagTCATGTTAAATAATGTCAATACTTAaaactttcatatataaaatttatacgtagacaaatatttttatgttaaatttttacaaaattatggCCTCTCCAGATTATTAAACAAAAGTAtgtgttttagaaaaagaaaaaaccacatTCATAACGCTGTAAATATAATTCATAATCATCTCACGCCGGTGACAGCTTTGTTCCACGTGCAAATTAGGTAGCAATAATGCAAGTTTTTGGCTGTTTCGAATCAATGTAATAAGACGAaatctataaaattatgtttgaaatgagatttaaatatatgaatatctaaataatgagaaatgatacttgtagtcgtgAATGTGCAAGTAccgtatagtcattttaaaaaaagtaaataaatatgagatttacatgaaaagaaattaattttttaataatagactatactctttttcaaaataactgtacgacatttacgtattttacgactgaatataacattaattctaaataattaaatatatagatcaCATTGCTAAAACCTATACAATCATTGCATATATTCATCACCCTAAAATATCAAGCCAGCTAGTTGCACCAGAACTGCTGATACAACCTACATGtttacatctatatatatcctGGCACAAACCATAGCTTCTCTCGCAGCAATTCCCAGTTCTTTTTTCTGCTTTTGTTTTTCAGAAACTAGGACTGGTGAAGTACTGCTTTAGAGACAGACAGCTATGACAATTGGGCAGTATAACCATGCTGATAATGGTCAAGTTAATGGCCTTGAAGATTTGGAGAAGCCATTCATCCGGCAAGAAAAAGATGTTGGATATGGAAATAATAAACCTGATAAGAGTGTCGAAAGCGGATCCATTGGGATGGTTTTGCTTAGCACATTTGTTGCTGTCAGCGGCTCTTTCGAATTTGGATCGTGTGTAAGTATATTGAATTTCTCTTAGATgtgaatatatgtatatatagctcATCTTGTTAGCAAAAAGAGTAGCTTAGGAAAGGGTTTATAAATTATGGTTCTAGGTTTAAGAAAGGTTATGGGTTTACTACATATACTTctttttgatgtttttcttttggttaggacccaaaaacaatgaaaaaaaaaaggatgggtTTGTTTAGTACTTAAGTTATTATTTTGGCAGGTGGGCTATTCAGCACCCACTCAATCTGCTATCAGGGAAGATCTTAAACTCTCTCTAGCCGAGGTTGGACTTCATTTCATGATCTTCCTCTTCAAATTGCGGTAAAACATTGTATGGATTGCTGCTAATTCTATTTAATATGACAGTATTCCATGTTTGGCTCCATATTAACGATTGGTGCAATGCTTGGTGCTGTCACAAGTGGTAGGATTGCAGACTTCATTGGTCGAAAAGGGGTATGTTGAATTTAAAACTGTGATTTGGTAGTGCTCAACCTTGGTCATCTCTATTCTTACTAAACCATGTATTTTAACCTTTTGGAGTTTTAATGGAAGCAGGCAATGAGGATGTCAGCTGGTTTCTGCATTGCAGGATGGCTTGCTGTATATTTCTCTAGAGTATGCGCTTTTTGCACATTTCAATTCTTCGTGTAAGAGATTAAATCTTCTCATCTTGCTGAAACTTCTTGCTATTATGGTTTCTTTGGTATGACTTTAATGTAGGGAGCTTTTCCCCTTGACATGGGAAGGTTATTCACAGGATATGGAATTGGAGTTTTCTCCTATGTGGTAATTATTTGACAGCTatctttgttctgttttttctGATGTTTTTGGGTGGGAAGTCTGAGAGCAATGCTGTTTAATCTAATGATATGTTTTTTTGGCACCTCTTAAtgataatatttcaaaattttgacaaaaattaGCAAAGTGGATGAACAGGTACCAATATTTATTGCTGAAATAGCGCCAAAGAATCTTCGTGGAGGTCTCACAACATTGAATCAGGTGGGACAAGAAGattattttctttatgaatCTTGTTCACTGATGCAGATTAATGGGTTGATCTCTTAATTCTTTCTCCTTTGCTGTTCTTGTTCTGCAGCTCATGATTGTCATTGGGTCCTCAGTAGCATTCCTAATGGGAACAGTCATAACATGGAGAACACTTGCTTTGACTGGTGAGTTActaaattttaaatgttttaccACAAAGATGAACTGAGCTCAATTTCAAAAGAATGGACATGTTCATtttaaagaagtaaaaaaatcCACTCAAGGAGTGAGTGTTGGTTTTGATTTGAAGGACTTGTTCCATGCATTTTCCTGCTTGTGGGTCTGTGCTTTGTACCTGAGTCTCCCAGATGGCTGGTAAGCAATCAAATGAAACTTAAGCACTCGCAcctttgttttcaaataaggtAGAAGTTGTACAAGAAAGGAAACTAAACTAATTCTTTGCAGGCAAAGGTTGGCCATGAGAAAGAGTTTCAAGTTGCACTACAGAGACTTCGTGGCAAAGATGCTGACATTACTTGTGAAGCTTCTGAAATTCTAGTACTTCCCAGCTGAACTCCCATTTTAAAGCTTCTTACTGTGAGTTCAGAATATCTGAGTAATTGAGTATCCCCCTTGTTTCTTGGCAGGATAATATCGAAACTCTTCAGACTCTTCAAAAAGTTACATTGATGGACTTGTTCCAAAGCAAACATATTCGCTCTGTGACTGTAAGCATATTTCTTATATTTGCAGAAACTTTGTCTCCATGTTAGACTCCTTATCCGAAGGGTCTTGTGTGCTGACTTATAGCCATTTGGTGACTATTTTTAGATTGGAACTGCATTGATGATATTTCAACAATTTGGAGGAATAAATGGAATAAGTTTCTATGCAAGTGAAACCTTTGCATCAGCTGGTAATTCTGGGTCCTTTACACACTTAATTCTGTatgcttttttttgtttctggtcTGGTCTCTTGAGACCTTTCTTTGaaatccatttcatttcatttttttttaatccttttaaaCTCCATTTTCTGCTTCTATTATCTAAAATGCAGGACTTTCTTCAACCAAAATTGGAACCATAGCTTATGCTTGTGTTCAGGTATTCAATTTCTGCCACTGTCCTCAAAGCCATATCCTCAAAACTTTCATCCAAACCCAAATGAACTAAAATTGATTCACAGGTTCCAATAACTGTAGTGGGAGCAATATTAATGGACAAATCTGGGAGAAGGCCACTTATAATGGTATATTatgttatgtaatttatttgaaacaCTTGTAAAAGTTCCATTTTTGAAACAAAAGTTATGGAGGTTATTATATAAGAGGGTGAGTATGATATCCATGCTTAATGCTTGCATATTTAGATTTCTGCAACAGGGACATTTCTAGGCTGCTTTCTAGCAGGAACTTCTTTTGTTCTCAAGGTGATCACTAAAGTATTCATGTGTTTGGAAAAGCTCTTTTATCCACTTGTTTCTGTCACATTATGATCTGAACTTTGATTTTGTGATCTTTATGAATCAGAGCCACAGCATATCGCCTGAGTGGGTAGCAATATTAGCTGTTGGTGGGGTGCTGGTAAAGTAACTGTTCCAACTATAAATTTATGCAGTGAAATGTTACAACCTTTCTCTGCCTATCCAAATTCAagatggattttttatttttacctattTCTATTCAGATATACATAGCATCTTTCTCGATTGGACTGGGAGCAGTCCCTTGGGTGATTATGTCTGAGGTAACTTTCTACATTTTCAAAGTGCAACAAAGATTTCCTAAAATCTAGGTTGGAGAAGTCTCTCACATGCTTAAACAATGCATGGCAATTTTGATTGACTGGGTTGGAGGAATTTCTGCCAATTCagttggaagaaaaaatctctCTTCACAGTGAACATGTGTAAAGGCCAAAGGGGGCTGAAACACGTTCTATTGCAGATTTTCCCAATTCATGTGAAGGGGGCTGCTGGGAGCTTGGTGGTGTTGGTCAATTGGTTGGGTGCTTGGGCAGTTTCCTATACATTCAACTTTCTAATGAGCTGGAGTGCTTCAGGTACAAAAATAAAGTCCCCAACATTGGAACAAAACAAAAGGCATTCTTAGTTTGCACTGTTGTTCAACTGATGACTTTTATCACttctttatttgatttttcttcttcttcttcttcttttccaggCACTTTTTTCATCTACTCTGCATTTTCTGTGATGACTGTTCTATTTGTGGCGAAGTTAGTCCCAGAAACCAAAGGAAAAACACTAGAAGAAATTCAAGCAAGCATCAACTCatagaaaaggaagaaaggCTAAACAAAGAATTGAAATGGACAATAGATGGAGAAGATATTAAGACAGATTCCTGTGATTTTGAGACAAGTGTCATCTCTATATGGTGCTGAAAAATTCAAGTCTGAACAGTGCAACAAGGAAAAATAGATGAAATGGAAATTACTTGTTGATTGGACAGGAGATCCTTGATTGTACTCATGTCAAAAGAGGATTGCTACTTTCATGTTTAGAAGAGAAAATTTCTTTCATATCTTCCTTCCCCACTTCCCTTactaaataatgttatttttatcttttagatTATTTGTTATACACATCAAGAAATAGCTATTAATTTCAATCTTTATAGGcaagaataatcatctctaCAAAATCATTAGGCATTAAGTGGAAATCGTTATCCTACTGTTTGCTTTATTATTGTTGTGACAAATAAGTAAAAACTTAATAGTTTTTATGCCAAACATGTCACTAATGTAAAAACCTACTACATCCgttagcattaaaaaaaaaaaaaaagtttatattttgaatttttataaccTAACGAGCCTTGCAATAAATTGtttgtttatatatagatataccgatttataacttcatatttaatgattaaagattgGCATGGCAACTACCCATttcattattgaattaaaaaaatgcttataTCTTGTGCATCTTCCATGCATATTAATTTGAAGTGAAAAAGAGTTAATAACTATGTATGATGTTAATGAACAAGCATATACAACAGTtgctttaaattaattaaggatGATGTAGTAAGAacttatatggtttgaaacttAAAGAGAAgcacaaaataattaattaaggacgTACCATGGGTCCGGCCCCGCACCCTGACACACGGAAAGAGGCCCTACCCCCGGGATGCGGTAGGGAAGGGGCAACCCCGTCCAGTAGGGTGCGGGTAGATCCCTACTTACTtgcaattataataaaattactgTAGCTGTAACGCtatatcaaataataatttcattgtaactaTGTGTTCATGGAcctaacatttttcatataaaaaagtgAGTAGTATAGTTATAACACAACAATTGCTACATTTtctatgctttattttttaaatctcatgaTTGAATAGATATTCGGTAAATTAAGTacctaaattttttcattaaaaaaaagagagaaataatgttcattctttattttttcatactcGATCATACTATTTATTTGAagcattataaataattttgcatatcacaaatttaaataaataattccttaaaatataaacaagtgtaatagaaaataataaaataaaatagctaaATATTTTGTCGGCTCTTTGGAGTCTGGACAGACCGTATGGATGCTTTCGAAGTTCTCTTTATTGCGAACACACAGAAGTCAGACACTGACACAGTGACACGCACAGACACAGTCACACAGATAATAACTCATCTTGCTCTCTCCCGAACTCGGGCTCGAAGAGTCGAAGCAAAAAGAGGGAGTGAAGAAGAATGGCATCATCAACGGCTAAGGTTTCGTTCCGTATAATCATGGTCGTCCTCTTGCTCCTCCTCCTTTTTTACGTGGGTCGTCCTCTCTACTGGAAAATCTCCGCCACGATCCACGACATCCGCCACAACAAACAGACCGTCAAACAAGGTACCCTTTTTCTTTTAGACTCCACATTTTGGTTTTTCGAAAAATCTTCCACGAGGTTTCTTGTTTAAAACGCCTCGTTTTGGTGGTGCTTCATCTCAGGTCTTTCCCAGATCGTCCTCGAGGCCCAGAAATCCGTCGGCTGGTACCACGACGGGTCCGACTCGGGTGTCCAAGAAGAACGTGCAGGGAGCAAAGCGACGACTCGTCGTATTCTTCTGCGTAAGCTTTTGTGAAAATTCCAATGGTTGACTTTAAGGCTTGTTATGCAGTGTTGTAATGATAGATCTAATTGTTTGGTGGTACTAATGGGAGGGTCTTGATGCGTGTAATGCTTGAGATGGTGGTGTTTTAATGGAATTATGAAATCTCGTTGATTTAGGCGTAGT is a window from the Juglans regia cultivar Chandler chromosome 7, Walnut 2.0, whole genome shotgun sequence genome containing:
- the LOC108994965 gene encoding sugar transporter ERD6-like 16; the protein is MTIGQYNHADNGQVNGLEDLEKPFIRQEKDVGYGNNKPDKSVESGSIGMVLLSTFVAVSGSFEFGSCVGYSAPTQSAIREDLKLSLAEYSMFGSILTIGAMLGAVTSGRIADFIGRKGAMRMSAGFCIAGWLAVYFSRGAFPLDMGRLFTGYGIGVFSYVVPIFIAEIAPKNLRGGLTTLNQLMIVIGSSVAFLMGTVITWRTLALTGLVPCIFLLVGLCFVPESPRWLAKVGHEKEFQVALQRLRGKDADITCEASEILDNIETLQTLQKVTLMDLFQSKHIRSVTIGTALMIFQQFGGINGISFYASETFASAGLSSTKIGTIAYACVQVPITVVGAILMDKSGRRPLIMISATGTFLGCFLAGTSFVLKSHSISPEWVAILAVGGVLIYIASFSIGLGAVPWVIMSEIFPIHVKGAAGSLVVLVNWLGAWAVSYTFNFLMSWSASGTFFIYSAFSVMTVLFVAKLVPETKGKTLEEIQASINS